Proteins found in one Massilia sp. H6 genomic segment:
- the lepB gene encoding signal peptidase I — translation MNLQPILGNFALILFVLAVITGIIWCLDVFVLSKQRRRAADAALAEYDARTAKLVAEGIRVDNNGNRAAIEAAHLRQPTWIEYSGSFFPVIALVFLLRSFLWEPFKIPSSSMVPTLLVGDFILVSKYSYGIRLPIINKKVIDLADPQRGDVMVFKYPKDMSQDYIKRVIGVPGDTITYENKRLSVNGKPVAYSPMDDYLDDQHPVYHKQFTESLAGTPHRILNTDGKPTLDLGTVENFPQREACDYSYDKFTCIVPEGNYFMMGDNRDNSADSRYWGFVPDKNIVGKAIVVWMNFSNPKRIGSIQ, via the coding sequence ATGAACCTGCAACCCATCCTGGGCAACTTTGCCCTGATCCTGTTCGTCCTGGCGGTCATCACGGGCATCATCTGGTGCCTGGATGTGTTTGTGCTGTCGAAACAGCGCCGGCGAGCGGCCGATGCGGCGCTGGCGGAATACGATGCCCGCACCGCCAAGCTGGTCGCGGAAGGCATCCGGGTCGACAACAACGGCAACCGCGCCGCGATCGAGGCCGCCCATCTGCGCCAGCCGACCTGGATCGAATACTCGGGCAGTTTCTTCCCGGTGATCGCGCTCGTATTTCTGTTGCGCTCGTTCTTGTGGGAGCCGTTCAAGATCCCATCCTCGTCGATGGTGCCGACCCTGCTGGTAGGCGACTTCATCCTTGTGAGCAAGTACTCGTATGGTATCCGGCTGCCGATCATCAACAAGAAGGTGATCGACCTGGCCGATCCGCAGCGCGGTGACGTGATGGTGTTCAAGTACCCAAAGGACATGAGCCAGGATTACATCAAGCGCGTCATTGGGGTGCCAGGTGATACCATCACGTATGAAAACAAGCGCCTGAGCGTGAACGGCAAGCCGGTGGCCTATAGCCCGATGGACGACTACCTGGACGACCAGCATCCGGTCTACCACAAGCAGTTCACCGAAAGCCTGGCGGGCACGCCGCACCGGATCCTCAACACCGACGGCAAGCCAACGCTCGACCTGGGCACGGTGGAAAACTTCCCGCAGCGCGAAGCGTGCGACTATTCGTACGATAAGTTTACCTGTATCGTTCCTGAGGGTAATTATTTCATGATGGGCGATAACCGCGACAACAGTGCCGACAGCCGCTATTGGGGCTTCGTGCCGGACAAGAACATTGTTGGCAAGGCGATCGTGGTCTGGATGAACTTCAGCAATCCGAAACGGATTGGCAGTATCCAGTAA
- the lepA gene encoding translation elongation factor 4, with amino-acid sequence MNNIRNFSIIAHIDHGKSTLADRIIQLCGGLSDREMDAQVLDSMDLERERGITIKAQTAALQYKARDGQVYNLNLIDTPGHVDFSYEVSRSLSACEGALLVVDASQGVEAQTVANCYTALDLGVEVVPILNKIDLPHADPDNAKKEIEDVIGIDASDATVCSAKTGLGVEDVLETLIAKVPPPKGDKDAPLQALIVDSWYDPYVGVVMLVRVVNGTLRPKDKILLMATGSVNLVESVGVFTPRSVPLQTLSAGQVGFIIAGIKELTAAKVGDTVTLAAKPASEPLPGFKEVQPQVFAGLFPVEANQYDALRDSLEKLKLNDAALMYEPEVSQALGFGFRCGFLGLLHMEIVQERLEREFDMDLITTAPTVVYEVEMRDGSILRVDNPSKMPEPSRINEVREPIVNVNLYMPQEYVGSVMTLCNGKRGVQMDMAYHGRQVKLHYEIPMAEIVLDFFDRLKSTSRGYASMDYEFKEYRAADVVKVDMLINSERVDALAIIVHRANAPYRGRQVAAKMRELIPRQMFDVAIQAAIGATIISRENVKALRKNVLAKCYGGDISRKKKLLEKQKAGKKRMKQVGSVEIPQEAFLAILQVEDK; translated from the coding sequence ATGAACAACATACGTAATTTCTCCATCATCGCCCACATCGACCACGGCAAATCGACCCTGGCCGACCGTATCATCCAGCTGTGCGGCGGGCTGTCGGATCGCGAAATGGATGCACAGGTGCTCGATTCGATGGACCTGGAGCGCGAGCGCGGCATCACCATCAAGGCCCAGACGGCGGCGCTGCAGTACAAGGCGCGCGACGGCCAGGTCTATAACCTGAACCTGATCGACACCCCCGGCCACGTCGACTTCAGCTATGAAGTCTCGCGTTCGCTGTCGGCCTGCGAGGGCGCGCTGCTGGTGGTCGACGCCAGCCAGGGCGTGGAAGCCCAGACCGTGGCCAACTGCTACACCGCGCTCGACCTGGGTGTGGAAGTGGTGCCGATCCTGAACAAGATCGACCTGCCGCACGCCGACCCGGACAACGCCAAGAAAGAAATCGAAGACGTCATCGGTATCGACGCATCCGACGCTACCGTGTGCTCGGCCAAGACCGGCCTGGGCGTGGAAGACGTACTCGAAACCCTGATCGCCAAGGTGCCGCCGCCCAAGGGCGACAAGGACGCACCGCTGCAGGCGCTGATCGTCGACTCCTGGTACGACCCGTATGTCGGGGTCGTGATGCTGGTGCGGGTGGTGAACGGCACGCTGCGCCCGAAAGACAAGATCCTGTTGATGGCGACCGGTTCCGTGAACCTGGTCGAGAGCGTCGGCGTGTTCACCCCGCGTTCGGTACCGCTGCAGACCTTGTCGGCCGGGCAGGTGGGCTTCATCATCGCCGGCATCAAGGAACTGACCGCCGCCAAGGTGGGCGATACCGTTACGCTGGCGGCCAAGCCGGCATCCGAGCCGCTGCCGGGCTTCAAGGAAGTCCAGCCGCAGGTGTTCGCCGGCCTGTTCCCGGTCGAAGCCAACCAGTACGACGCGCTGCGCGACTCGCTCGAAAAGCTCAAGCTCAACGATGCCGCCCTGATGTACGAGCCGGAAGTGTCGCAGGCGCTGGGCTTCGGTTTCCGCTGCGGTTTCCTGGGGCTGCTGCACATGGAAATCGTGCAGGAACGCCTCGAGCGCGAGTTCGACATGGACCTGATCACCACCGCGCCGACCGTGGTCTACGAGGTCGAGATGCGCGATGGTTCAATCCTGCGCGTGGACAATCCCTCGAAGATGCCGGAGCCGTCCCGCATCAACGAAGTGCGCGAGCCGATCGTCAACGTCAACCTGTACATGCCGCAAGAGTATGTTGGCTCGGTAATGACGCTGTGTAACGGCAAGCGCGGCGTGCAGATGGACATGGCCTACCACGGGCGCCAGGTCAAGCTGCACTACGAGATCCCGATGGCCGAAATCGTGCTGGACTTCTTCGATCGCCTGAAGTCGACTTCGCGCGGCTATGCGTCGATGGACTACGAGTTCAAGGAATACCGCGCAGCCGACGTGGTCAAGGTCGACATGCTGATCAACAGCGAGCGGGTCGACGCGCTGGCCATCATCGTGCACCGTGCCAACGCACCTTACCGCGGTCGCCAGGTGGCCGCCAAGATGCGCGAACTGATCCCGCGCCAGATGTTCGACGTGGCGATCCAGGCCGCGATCGGCGCGACCATCATCTCGCGCGAGAACGTCAAGGCGCTGCGCAAGAACGTGCTGGCCAAGTGCTATGGCGGCGATATCTCGCGGAAAAAGAAGCTGCTCGAAAAGCAAAAGGCCGGCAAGAAGCGCATGAAGCAGGTCGGTTCTGTGGAGATTCCGCAAGAAGCCTTCCTGGCCATTCTCCAGGTGGAAGACAAATAA
- a CDS encoding glutaredoxin family protein — protein sequence MRVVPFTLYSRSWCHLCDDLHAALMALQEPGERFEVAVIDVDADPALVERFDELVPVLFGDPARPELCHYFLDVAQARAWAQACAAAA from the coding sequence ATGCGGGTAGTGCCATTCACGCTGTATTCGCGCAGCTGGTGCCACCTGTGCGACGACCTGCACGCGGCGCTGATGGCCCTGCAAGAGCCGGGCGAGCGCTTCGAGGTTGCGGTAATCGATGTCGACGCCGATCCGGCGCTGGTCGAGCGCTTCGACGAACTGGTGCCGGTGCTGTTCGGCGACCCGGCCCGGCCCGAGCTGTGCCACTACTTCCTCGACGTGGCGCAGGCGCGCGCCTGGGCGCAGGCTTGCGCCGCGGCGGCCTGA
- a CDS encoding DegQ family serine endoprotease, with protein sequence MTSKTASLILSGLLMSGATAFFVPAAMAAAPVQAPVVTGLPDFSDLIDKVGPAVVNIRTTERIQRNGGAPAEEEMQEFLRRFFGGQMPLPRGRRGTPGQGAPGAEQQITRGVGSGFIISGDGFVLTNAHVVEGADEVTVTLTDRREFKAKVLGADRRSDVALLKLSAANLPYLRTGDSSKIRVGEWVVAIGSPFNLDNTVTAGIISAKSRDTGEYLPLIQSDVAVNPGNSGGPLINMRGEVIGINSQIATLSGAYNGISFAVPIDEVMRVADQLKTTGRVTRGRLGVQISEVTRDVAESLGLGKARGAEVSMVEAGGPAEKGGIKVGDIILKFNGQPIETTRDLPRLVGASKVGSRAEVTVWRRGAQIELPVTIVELQEEKSAAVRPSPKKPTPAAPANALGLVVADIAPAQRAEPGAVGGIVVEHADGAAAAAGIRPGDLISQVGTVPVTSAAQFNALVAKLDPKKPVALLVRRENVSQYVVVKPRG encoded by the coding sequence ATGACCAGTAAAACTGCCAGCTTGATCCTGTCGGGCCTGTTGATGTCCGGCGCTACTGCTTTCTTCGTTCCCGCAGCCATGGCGGCCGCGCCGGTGCAGGCGCCCGTTGTCACCGGCCTGCCGGATTTTTCCGACCTGATCGACAAGGTCGGGCCTGCCGTCGTGAATATCCGCACCACCGAGCGCATCCAGCGCAACGGTGGCGCGCCGGCCGAAGAAGAAATGCAGGAATTCCTGCGCCGCTTCTTCGGCGGCCAGATGCCGCTTCCGCGCGGACGCCGCGGCACCCCGGGGCAGGGCGCGCCGGGCGCCGAGCAGCAGATCACGCGCGGCGTTGGTTCTGGATTCATCATTTCTGGCGACGGTTTCGTGCTGACCAATGCGCACGTGGTCGAGGGCGCCGACGAGGTCACGGTCACGCTGACCGACCGCCGCGAATTCAAGGCCAAGGTGCTCGGCGCCGACCGCCGCTCCGATGTCGCGCTGCTCAAGCTCTCCGCCGCCAACCTGCCTTACCTGCGCACTGGCGATTCCAGCAAGATTCGGGTCGGGGAATGGGTCGTGGCGATCGGCTCGCCGTTCAATCTCGACAATACTGTCACCGCTGGCATTATCTCGGCCAAGTCGCGCGACACCGGCGAATACCTGCCGCTGATCCAGAGCGATGTCGCGGTCAATCCCGGCAATTCTGGCGGCCCGCTGATCAACATGCGTGGCGAAGTCATCGGTATCAATTCGCAGATCGCCACCTTGTCGGGCGCCTATAACGGCATTTCGTTCGCGGTGCCGATCGACGAAGTCATGCGCGTTGCCGACCAGCTCAAGACCACCGGCCGCGTCACCCGTGGCCGCCTGGGCGTGCAGATCAGCGAGGTCACGCGCGACGTGGCCGAATCGCTCGGGCTGGGCAAGGCGCGCGGGGCCGAAGTCTCGATGGTCGAAGCTGGCGGCCCGGCGGAGAAGGGCGGCATCAAGGTCGGCGACATCATCCTCAAGTTCAATGGCCAGCCAATCGAGACCACGCGCGACCTCCCGCGCCTGGTCGGTGCCAGCAAGGTCGGCAGCCGGGCCGAGGTCACGGTGTGGCGCCGCGGCGCCCAGATCGAACTGCCGGTGACCATCGTCGAGCTGCAAGAGGAGAAAAGCGCCGCCGTCCGGCCGTCGCCGAAAAAGCCGACCCCGGCGGCGCCTGCCAACGCGCTTGGCCTGGTAGTGGCCGACATCGCTCCCGCTCAGCGCGCCGAACCCGGCGCGGTTGGCGGCATCGTGGTCGAGCATGCCGACGGCGCAGCCGCCGCGGCCGGCATTCGCCCGGGCGACCTGATCTCCCAGGTCGGCACTGTCCCGGTGACTAGTGCGGCGCAGTTCAATGCGCTGGTCGCCAAGCTCGACCCGAAGAAGCCGGTTGCCTTGCTGGTGCGCCGCGAGAACGTCTCGCAATATGTCGTCGTGAAGCCGCGCGGCTGA
- a CDS encoding sigma-E factor negative regulatory protein has protein sequence MLNTPIAAGHQMDTNKKMRETISSFMDGELPDADTELALAGLRERDGVEAWCLYHRIGDALRAEPGTSALSSGFAARLANRLDAEPLPLRREARKPELPAGALASIAPAVIAGGRPRTGATAEIEPALEHDAPPQTKPAAKRM, from the coding sequence ATGTTGAACACACCGATTGCGGCGGGCCACCAGATGGACACCAACAAAAAAATGCGCGAGACCATATCGTCCTTCATGGACGGTGAACTGCCCGATGCCGACACCGAACTGGCGCTGGCCGGTTTGCGCGAGCGCGACGGCGTCGAGGCCTGGTGCCTCTACCACCGGATCGGCGATGCGCTGCGCGCCGAGCCCGGCACATCGGCGCTGTCGTCCGGCTTTGCCGCGCGCCTGGCCAATCGGCTCGACGCCGAACCGCTCCCGCTGCGGCGCGAAGCCCGCAAGCCCGAGCTGCCTGCCGGCGCGCTGGCATCGATCGCGCCGGCCGTGATCGCGGGCGGCAGGCCGCGCACCGGAGCGACGGCCGAGATCGAACCGGCGCTTGAGCACGACGCCCCACCCCAGACCAAGCCGGCCGCCAAGCGCATGTAG
- the rpoE gene encoding RNA polymerase sigma factor RpoE: protein MTTEREGDQLLVERVQAGDRGAFDLLVAKYQRRLMRLVLRLVHDPAEAEDVVQETFIKAYRALRHFRGDSAFYTWLYRIGINTAKNFLVTQGRRAPTSTEADAEKAESFDDADSLRDINTPESMLASKQIAHTVNAAMEALPLELRTAIVLREIEGLSYEEISEVMACPIGTVRSRIFRAREVIAEKLRPLLDFPVDKRR from the coding sequence GTGACGACAGAACGCGAAGGTGATCAGTTGTTGGTGGAGCGCGTCCAGGCTGGCGACCGGGGGGCATTCGACCTGCTCGTGGCCAAATACCAGCGCCGCCTGATGCGCCTGGTATTGCGGCTTGTTCACGATCCGGCCGAAGCCGAGGATGTGGTGCAAGAAACCTTTATCAAGGCTTATCGCGCGCTGCGTCATTTCCGGGGAGATTCGGCTTTCTATACGTGGCTGTATCGCATTGGAATCAACACGGCAAAAAATTTCCTCGTCACCCAAGGTCGAAGGGCGCCTACCTCTACCGAGGCGGACGCAGAAAAAGCCGAGAGCTTCGATGACGCGGATAGCTTGCGCGACATTAATACGCCAGAGTCTATGCTGGCAAGCAAGCAAATAGCACATACTGTCAATGCGGCAATGGAAGCATTGCCGCTTGAACTGCGGACGGCGATCGTCCTGCGAGAAATAGAAGGACTCAGTTACGAAGAAATCTCTGAAGTAATGGCGTGTCCAATAGGAACCGTGCGCAGTCGGATTTTCCGTGCGCGCGAAGTCATTGCCGAGAAATTGCGCCCTTTGCTCGATTTCCCGGTTGACAAACGTCGCTAG
- a CDS encoding protein YgfX, with product MSIAMTVVIAPSRCLRLVLAGFGASLLAAALTVGLLLPARYAAGSLMAVALLCAGLCLVHAAWRGAVMDRIDISGLGQLRLAVQQDVGMETQVGMPVRLLPGSTLWPQLLLLRLGAATGTAGLACRCVVVLPDSVAPDAFRALAVALGGTAGPLAGPCLEHKIL from the coding sequence ATGTCGATCGCGATGACCGTCGTCATTGCGCCGTCGCGCTGCCTGCGCCTGGTGCTGGCCGGCTTCGGCGCAAGCCTGCTCGCCGCCGCGCTGACGGTGGGTCTGCTGCTGCCCGCGCGCTACGCGGCGGGAAGCCTGATGGCAGTCGCCCTGCTGTGCGCCGGGCTGTGCCTGGTGCACGCGGCGTGGCGCGGCGCAGTGATGGACCGGATTGATATTTCTGGACTCGGCCAGCTACGGCTGGCGGTACAACAGGATGTGGGGATGGAAACGCAGGTCGGCATGCCAGTACGGCTCTTGCCCGGTTCTACGCTGTGGCCGCAGCTGTTGCTGCTGCGGCTGGGCGCTGCGACCGGTACCGCGGGCCTGGCCTGCCGCTGTGTCGTGGTGCTTCCGGATAGCGTGGCGCCAGATGCATTTCGCGCGCTGGCGGTGGCGCTCGGCGGCACGGCAGGGCCGCTGGCGGGGCCCTGCCTGGAGCATAAAATACTTTGA
- the fabF gene encoding beta-ketoacyl-ACP synthase II produces the protein MSRSRNRRVVVTGLGCISPIGNTIAEAWDAALAGKSGIANITKFDASQFTTRFAGEVKNFVVEDYLPGKEGRHMDSFIHYGMAAGIQALQDSGLEVTDENRDRIGVNIGSGIGGLPMIEATKEEYTAKGPRRISPFFVPASIINMISGDLSIKFGLRGPNLAIVTACTTGLHCIGASARLIEYGDADVMIAGGAESTVSPLGLGGFASARALSTRNDDPATASRPWDKDRDGFVLGEGAGVMVLEEYEHAVARGAKIYAEVIGFGMSADANHITSPVEDGSGAARCMVSALHNAGLNPSEIHYVNAHGTSTPLGDVAEVRGIKRVFGDHANSLVVNSTKSMTGHLLGGAGGLESVFTVLAIKNQVSPPTINLFNQDPECDLDFCANTARDMKINYAVKNSFGFGGTNGTLVFAKI, from the coding sequence TTGAGCCGTTCACGCAACCGCCGTGTCGTCGTTACCGGCCTGGGCTGCATTTCACCAATCGGCAATACGATTGCCGAGGCATGGGATGCGGCGCTGGCTGGCAAGTCGGGCATTGCCAACATCACCAAGTTTGATGCATCGCAATTCACGACCCGATTCGCCGGCGAAGTTAAAAACTTCGTCGTCGAGGACTATTTGCCAGGCAAGGAAGGCCGCCATATGGATAGTTTTATCCATTACGGCATGGCAGCGGGCATCCAGGCCCTGCAGGATTCGGGCCTGGAAGTAACCGACGAAAACCGCGACCGTATCGGGGTGAACATCGGTTCGGGAATCGGCGGCCTGCCGATGATCGAAGCCACCAAGGAAGAATACACGGCCAAGGGCCCACGCCGCATTTCGCCGTTCTTCGTGCCAGCCTCGATCATCAACATGATCTCGGGCGATCTCTCGATCAAGTTCGGCCTGCGCGGTCCGAACCTGGCCATCGTCACTGCCTGCACCACCGGCCTGCATTGCATCGGCGCTTCGGCGCGCCTGATCGAGTACGGCGATGCCGACGTGATGATCGCCGGCGGCGCCGAATCGACCGTGTCGCCGCTGGGCCTGGGCGGCTTCGCCTCGGCACGTGCGCTGTCGACCCGCAACGACGACCCGGCCACCGCCTCGCGTCCTTGGGACAAGGACCGCGACGGCTTCGTGCTGGGCGAAGGCGCCGGCGTGATGGTGCTCGAAGAGTACGAACACGCGGTCGCCCGTGGCGCCAAGATTTACGCCGAAGTCATCGGCTTTGGCATGAGCGCGGACGCCAACCACATCACCTCGCCGGTCGAGGATGGCAGTGGCGCGGCCCGGTGCATGGTTTCGGCCCTGCATAACGCCGGTCTGAACCCGAGCGAAATCCATTACGTCAATGCGCACGGCACCTCGACGCCGCTGGGCGACGTGGCGGAAGTGCGCGGCATCAAGCGCGTATTCGGCGACCATGCCAATAGCCTGGTCGTGAATTCGACCAAGTCGATGACCGGCCACCTGCTGGGCGGCGCCGGCGGACTGGAATCGGTGTTTACCGTGCTGGCGATCAAGAACCAGGTCTCGCCACCGACGATCAACCTGTTCAACCAGGATCCGGAGTGCGACCTCGACTTCTGCGCCAACACGGCGCGCGACATGAAGATCAATTACGCGGTCAAGAACTCGTTCGGCTTCGGCGGTACCAACGGTACCCTGGTGTTCGCCAAAATCTGA
- the acpP gene encoding acyl carrier protein, whose translation MSDIEQRVKKIVAEQLGVAEADIKIESSFVDDLGADSLDTVELVMALEDEFEMEIPDEQAEKITTVKQAIDYATAHVKA comes from the coding sequence ATGTCGGATATCGAACAACGCGTTAAAAAAATCGTCGCTGAGCAGCTGGGTGTTGCAGAAGCAGACATCAAAATCGAATCCTCGTTCGTTGACGACCTCGGCGCTGACTCGCTGGACACCGTGGAACTGGTGATGGCACTGGAAGACGAGTTCGAAATGGAAATCCCTGACGAGCAGGCTGAGAAAATCACCACCGTCAAGCAAGCCATCGACTACGCTACCGCGCACGTCAAGGCCTAA
- the fabG gene encoding 3-oxoacyl-ACP reductase FabG: protein MNLQNQVALVTGASRGIGKAIALELARQGATVVGTATSEAGAQAIGAYLAQFGGKGLVLNVTDAANCASVVDEVQKSFGSLSILVNNAGITQDNLAMRMKDEEWENVIATNLTAVGRLSRLVLRAMMKARHGRIVNITSVVGASGNPGQMNYAAAKAGVAGMTRALAREIGSRGITVNCVAPGFIDTDMTKALGEGQHEALLGQIPLGRLGQPEDIAHAVAFLSGPQAAYITGTELHVNGGMYMN from the coding sequence ATGAACCTGCAGAACCAAGTTGCTCTCGTCACCGGCGCCTCGCGCGGTATCGGTAAAGCCATCGCGCTGGAACTGGCCCGCCAGGGTGCGACCGTGGTCGGCACCGCCACCAGCGAAGCCGGCGCCCAGGCCATCGGCGCCTACCTCGCGCAATTCGGCGGCAAGGGCCTGGTACTCAATGTTACCGATGCCGCCAATTGCGCCAGTGTCGTCGACGAGGTGCAAAAGAGCTTCGGCAGCCTGTCGATCCTGGTCAATAATGCCGGCATCACCCAGGACAATCTGGCCATGCGCATGAAAGACGAAGAGTGGGAAAACGTCATCGCGACCAACCTGACCGCCGTCGGCCGCCTGTCGCGCCTGGTGCTGCGCGCGATGATGAAGGCCCGGCATGGCCGCATCGTCAACATCACCTCGGTGGTGGGCGCTTCGGGCAATCCGGGCCAGATGAACTACGCTGCCGCCAAGGCCGGTGTGGCCGGCATGACCCGTGCGCTGGCACGCGAGATCGGCAGCCGCGGCATTACCGTCAACTGCGTGGCGCCAGGCTTCATCGACACCGACATGACCAAGGCGCTGGGCGAAGGCCAGCACGAAGCGCTGCTCGGTCAGATTCCGCTGGGCCGCCTGGGCCAGCCGGAAGACATCGCGCATGCGGTGGCATTTCTGTCCGGTCCGCAGGCTGCGTATATCACCGGCACCGAGCTGCATGTAAATGGCGGCATGTATATGAATTAA
- the fabD gene encoding ACP S-malonyltransferase — protein MTKFAFLFTGQGAQAVGMLNGFAGNPVVDETIAQASDALGLDMKRLIAEGPKEDLDLTTNTQPVMLTAAVAVYRAWIAAGGPAPSMVAGHSLGEYSALVAAGVIRFEDAVPLVRFRAQAMQDAVPVGQGGMAVVLGLQADEVRAVCLEAAQGEVVEAVNFNEPTQIVIAGHAGAIDRACEIAKAKGAKRAMKLSVSAPFHSSLLKPASSRLRDYLENIAFSAPQIDLINNVDVAILHDPAAIKDALVRQAAGPVRWVETMQKMAASGMSQVIECAPSKTLVGMAKRIDPALVGDALLDQAALERVLASLQQAPAA, from the coding sequence ATGACCAAATTCGCTTTCCTGTTTACTGGGCAGGGCGCCCAGGCCGTCGGCATGTTGAACGGCTTCGCCGGCAACCCGGTGGTCGACGAGACCATTGCCCAGGCCTCTGACGCACTGGGCCTGGACATGAAGCGCCTGATCGCCGAAGGTCCGAAAGAAGACCTCGACCTGACCACCAATACCCAGCCGGTCATGCTGACCGCGGCCGTGGCTGTGTACCGCGCCTGGATCGCCGCCGGTGGCCCGGCGCCATCGATGGTGGCCGGCCACAGCCTGGGCGAATATTCGGCGCTGGTTGCCGCGGGTGTGATCAGGTTCGAGGATGCGGTGCCGCTGGTGCGTTTCCGCGCCCAGGCGATGCAAGACGCAGTGCCGGTCGGGCAGGGCGGCATGGCCGTCGTGCTGGGCTTGCAGGCCGACGAGGTGCGCGCGGTCTGTCTCGAGGCGGCCCAGGGCGAAGTGGTCGAGGCCGTCAACTTCAACGAACCGACCCAGATCGTCATTGCCGGCCATGCGGGCGCCATCGACCGCGCCTGCGAGATCGCCAAGGCCAAGGGTGCCAAGCGCGCCATGAAGCTGTCGGTCTCGGCGCCGTTCCACTCGTCGCTCCTGAAGCCCGCATCGAGCCGCCTGCGCGACTATCTCGAGAACATCGCCTTCTCGGCTCCCCAGATTGACTTGATCAACAATGTCGATGTGGCTATCCTGCACGACCCGGCTGCCATCAAGGATGCGCTGGTGCGCCAGGCCGCCGGGCCGGTGCGCTGGGTCGAGACCATGCAGAAGATGGCGGCCAGCGGCATGTCCCAGGTCATCGAATGCGCCCCGAGCAAGACCCTGGTCGGCATGGCCAAGCGCATCGATCCGGCACTGGTGGGTGACGCGCTGCTCGACCAGGCCGCGCTCGAGCGCGTGCTGGCGTCGCTGCAGCAAGCGCCGGCAGCCTGA
- a CDS encoding beta-ketoacyl-ACP synthase III → MTVYSKITGTGSYLPANRVSNDQLAQQLAARGVETSDEWIVSRSGISVRHYAAPDEQSSDLATHAARQALAMAGRSAGDIELVIVASSTPDFHGSFPSTACVVQQKLGMSNNSAAFDVQAVCSGFVYAVATADAFIRSGMYQRVLVIGAEVFSRILDFTDRTTCVLFGDGAGAVVLEASSEPGILATKLHADGSHADILSIPGNLAGGAVAGSGFLYMDGPAVFKLAVSVLEEVAKEALAHAQMQASDIDWLIPHQANLRIMKGTAKKLGLPMEKMVVTVDQHGNTSAASIPLALDAAVRDGRVKPGQNVLMEGVGGGFTWGAVLVRM, encoded by the coding sequence ATGACTGTGTATAGCAAGATTACCGGTACCGGCAGCTATTTGCCGGCCAACCGCGTCAGCAACGACCAGCTCGCGCAACAGCTGGCCGCACGCGGCGTGGAAACGTCCGACGAGTGGATCGTCTCGCGCAGCGGCATCTCGGTACGCCACTACGCGGCGCCAGACGAGCAGTCGTCCGACCTGGCCACCCACGCCGCCCGCCAGGCGCTGGCCATGGCCGGCCGGTCGGCGGGCGACATCGAACTGGTGATCGTCGCCAGCTCCACCCCTGATTTCCACGGCAGCTTTCCCAGCACCGCCTGCGTCGTCCAGCAAAAGTTGGGCATGAGTAACAACAGCGCCGCCTTCGACGTCCAGGCCGTGTGCAGCGGCTTCGTCTACGCGGTCGCGACCGCCGACGCCTTTATCCGCTCCGGCATGTACCAGCGCGTGCTGGTGATCGGCGCCGAGGTGTTCTCGCGCATCCTCGACTTCACCGACCGCACCACCTGCGTGCTGTTCGGCGACGGCGCCGGCGCGGTCGTGCTGGAAGCCTCGAGCGAGCCCGGCATCCTGGCCACCAAGCTGCACGCCGACGGCAGCCACGCCGACATCCTGTCGATCCCGGGCAACCTGGCCGGTGGCGCCGTTGCCGGCAGCGGTTTCTTGTACATGGACGGCCCGGCGGTGTTCAAGCTGGCCGTGAGCGTGCTCGAAGAAGTGGCGAAAGAAGCGCTGGCGCATGCGCAGATGCAGGCCTCGGACATCGACTGGCTGATTCCCCACCAGGCCAACCTGCGCATCATGAAGGGCACCGCCAAGAAGCTCGGACTGCCGATGGAGAAGATGGTCGTCACGGTCGACCAGCACGGCAACACCTCTGCCGCCTCGATTCCGCTGGCGCTCGACGCCGCAGTGCGCGATGGCCGGGTCAAGCCGGGCCAGAATGTCTTGATGGAAGGTGTCGGCGGCGGCTTTACCTGGGGCGCGGTGCTGGTGCGCATGTAA